Proteins encoded together in one Saccopteryx leptura isolate mSacLep1 chromosome 7, mSacLep1_pri_phased_curated, whole genome shotgun sequence window:
- the STK17B gene encoding serine/threonine-protein kinase 17B yields MSRRRFDCRSISGLLTTAPQTPIKMENFNNFYTLTSKELGRGKFAVVRQCISKSTGQEYAAKFLKKRRRGQDCRAEILHEIAVLELAKSCPHVINLHEVYENTSEIILVLEYAAGGEIFNLCLPELAEMISESDIIRLIKQILEGVHYLHQNNIVHLDLKPQNILLSSIYPLGDIKIVDFGMSRKIGNACELREIMGTPEYLAPEILNYDPITTATDMWNIGIIAYMLVAHMSPFVGEDNQETYLNISQVNVDYSEETFSSVSQLATDFIQSLLVKNPEKRPTAETCLSHSWLQQWDFGNLFLPEETSSSSQSQDHTTRSTEDKTCKSSCNGTCSDREDKENIPEDSSMVSKRFRFDDSLPNPHELVSDLLC; encoded by the exons ATGTCGAGGAGAAGATTCGATTGCCGAAGTATTTCAGGCTTGCTAACTACAGCTCCTCAAACTCcaattaaaatggaaaactttaataatttttatacacTGACATCTAAAGAGCTAGGAAG agGAAAATTTGCTGTGGTTAGACAATGTATATCAAAATCTACTGGCCAAGAATATGCTGCAAAATttctaaaaaagagaagaagaggacaGGATTGTCGAGCAGAGATTCTACATGAGATTGCTGTCCTTGAATTAGCCAAGTCTTGTCCCCATGTGATTAATCTTCATGAAGTCTATGaaaatacaagtgaaatcattttGGTATTGGAATA tgCTGCAGGTGGAGAAATTTTCAACTTATGTTTACCTGAGCTGGCTGAAATGATCTCTGAAAGTGACATTATTAGACTTATTAAACAAATACTTGAAGGAGTTCATTATCTACATCAGAATAACATTGTACACCTTGATTTGAAG CCACAGAATATATTGTTGAGCAGCATATACCCTCTTGGGGACATAAAAATTGTAGATTTTGGAATGTCTCGGAAAATAGGAAATGCATGTGAACTTCGGGAAATCATGGGAACGCCAGAATACTTGG CTCCAGAAATCTTGAATTATGATCCTATTACCACTGCAACAGATATGTG gaatatTGGGATAATAGCCTATATGTTGGTGGCTCATATGTCCCCATTTGTGGGAGAAGATAATcaagaaacatacctcaatattTCTCAAGTTAATGTAGATTATTCAGAAGAAACTTTTTCATCAGTTTCACAGCTGGCCACAGACTTTATCCAGAGTCTTTTAGTAAAAAATCCAGA GAAAAGACCAACAGCAGAAACCTGCCTTTCTCATTCTTGGCTGCAGCAATGGGACTTTGGAAACTTGTTTCTCCCTGAAGAAACTTCTAGTTCCTCTCAGAGTCAAGATCATACAACAAGATCCACTGAAGACAAGACTTGTAAATCCTCTTGTAATGGCACCTGCAGTGAT